Proteins encoded within one genomic window of Spirulina major PCC 6313:
- a CDS encoding chaperonin family protein RbcX: MNPKDLAHDTVQMLQSYLTYQAVREIINQLTETNPPQAIWLTHYSAGKLQDGEAYLDGLMLEHKELVLRILTVRADLTEQIVDFLPGMVRDAVQLSNTEHRRQVLERLTRSDPDPSASTESPSD; encoded by the coding sequence ATGAACCCTAAAGATCTTGCCCACGATACGGTGCAGATGCTGCAAAGCTACCTCACCTACCAGGCAGTGCGAGAAATTATCAATCAACTGACCGAGACCAACCCTCCCCAAGCCATTTGGCTGACTCATTATTCCGCTGGCAAACTCCAAGATGGGGAAGCCTATCTAGACGGGTTAATGCTAGAGCATAAAGAGTTAGTGTTACGGATTTTGACGGTGCGGGCTGACTTAACGGAGCAGATTGTTGATTTTTTACCGGGGATGGTTCGTGATGCGGTTCAACTCTCGAACACGGAACATCGCCGCCAAGTCTTGGAACGCTTAACCCGGTCTGACCCTGACCCGTCCGCTTCGACCGAATCTCCCTCTGATTAG
- a CDS encoding carbon dioxide-concentrating mechanism protein CcmK: MSIAVGMVETLGFPAVVEAADAMVKAARVTLVGYEKIGTGRVTVIVRGDVSEVQASVSAGIENVKRVDGGQVLSTHIIARPHENLEYVLPIRYTEAVEQFRESVNPPMRRV; encoded by the coding sequence ATGTCGATTGCTGTTGGAATGGTTGAAACCTTAGGTTTTCCGGCTGTGGTAGAAGCAGCGGATGCGATGGTGAAAGCCGCTCGTGTGACCCTGGTGGGCTATGAAAAAATCGGGACTGGACGGGTCACCGTGATTGTGCGGGGCGATGTTTCCGAGGTACAGGCTTCTGTGTCGGCGGGGATTGAAAATGTGAAGCGTGTGGATGGGGGTCAAGTGCTGTCTACCCACATCATTGCGCGTCCCCATGAAAACTTGGAGTATGTGCTCCCGATTCGCTACACCGAAGCGGTGGAGCAATTCCGTGAAAGTGTGAATCCTCCGATGCGTCGAGTTTAG
- a CDS encoding NAD(P)H-quinone oxidoreductase subunit F yields MVELLLQNIWLIPIYGLIGAILTLPWSFGFIRRTGPRPAAYVNLLMTLLSFLHGSIAFNAIWTHPTRQVMWQWLQVADLTLTLKINISPISLGALEVITGISLLVQLYALGYMEKDASLARFYGLMGLFEAALSGLAISDSLLMSYGLLEILTLSTYLLVGFWYAQPLVVSAARDAFLTKRVGDILLLMGIVALSNYGEGLDFSQLASWADDSTLPPLTATLLGLALIAGPTGKCAQFPLNLWLDEAMEGPNPAGIMRNSVVVSAGAYVLIQLQPVFTLSPVSEIVLITLGTVTAVGGSLMAIAQIDIKRTMSHSTSAYIGLVFIAVGLNHVDIALLLLFTHAIAKALLFMSVGSIILTTSNQNITEMGGLWSRMPATTTAYVVGAASLITAFPLGEFWTLRRWLDGAWPIPPWLLVILGFVNILSAMNLVRVFRLVFLGPKQPKTRRAPEVPWPMAFPLVTLTLVALLIPTVPIRWTLWLSAGAPMLQVPPPWTITWGLPILIASGVIGLLLGFWIPLQRTTARPTQMGLRFFQDLFAYDFYIEQIYKLTVVNLVASLSRLAVWCDRYIVDGVVNLVGLATIFGGNTLKYNTSGQSQFYLLTIFLGVAALFWLIFSGQWSIVTSVWSLWFAGG; encoded by the coding sequence ATGGTTGAGTTGCTTCTCCAAAATATCTGGCTGATCCCGATTTATGGGTTGATTGGAGCAATCCTGACCCTGCCCTGGTCTTTCGGCTTCATCCGCCGCACGGGCCCCCGGCCAGCAGCCTACGTTAATCTTTTGATGACGCTGCTTTCCTTTCTCCATGGTTCGATCGCCTTTAATGCCATTTGGACTCATCCCACCCGACAGGTGATGTGGCAATGGTTACAGGTAGCGGATCTGACCCTGACGCTCAAAATCAATATTTCGCCCATTAGCTTGGGGGCGTTGGAAGTGATCACCGGGATTAGTCTCTTGGTGCAACTCTATGCCTTGGGCTATATGGAAAAAGATGCCTCCCTGGCGCGGTTTTATGGCTTGATGGGGCTGTTTGAGGCAGCGTTGAGTGGGTTAGCGATTAGTGATTCTCTGTTGATGAGTTATGGCTTGCTCGAAATTCTCACCCTTTCAACCTATCTGCTCGTGGGATTTTGGTATGCTCAGCCCTTGGTGGTGTCGGCGGCGCGGGATGCGTTTTTAACGAAGCGGGTCGGGGATATTTTGCTGCTGATGGGGATTGTGGCGCTGTCGAATTATGGGGAGGGGTTGGATTTTAGTCAGTTGGCGAGTTGGGCGGATGACTCAACGTTACCGCCATTGACGGCGACGCTGTTGGGGTTGGCGTTGATTGCGGGGCCGACGGGGAAATGTGCGCAGTTTCCGTTGAATTTGTGGTTGGATGAGGCGATGGAGGGGCCGAATCCGGCGGGGATTATGCGGAATTCTGTGGTGGTGAGTGCGGGAGCCTATGTGCTGATCCAGTTGCAGCCGGTGTTTACCCTGTCGCCGGTGTCGGAAATTGTGCTGATTACGTTGGGGACGGTGACGGCGGTGGGGGGGTCGCTGATGGCGATCGCCCAAATCGACATTAAACGCACTATGTCCCATTCCACCAGTGCCTATATTGGCTTGGTGTTTATTGCGGTGGGCCTGAACCATGTGGATATTGCCCTGTTGTTGCTCTTTACCCATGCGATCGCCAAAGCCCTCCTCTTCATGAGCGTCGGCAGCATCATCCTCACCACCAGCAACCAAAACATCACCGAAATGGGCGGTCTCTGGTCGCGGATGCCCGCCACCACCACCGCCTATGTGGTGGGAGCCGCCAGTTTGATCACCGCCTTTCCCCTCGGTGAATTTTGGACATTGCGCCGTTGGCTCGATGGGGCTTGGCCGATTCCCCCCTGGCTCTTGGTGATTCTGGGCTTTGTGAATATTCTCAGCGCCATGAATTTGGTGCGGGTCTTTCGCCTCGTCTTTCTCGGCCCCAAACAGCCGAAAACCCGCCGCGCTCCAGAAGTCCCCTGGCCGATGGCGTTTCCTCTTGTTACCCTGACGTTGGTTGCCCTGTTGATTCCCACGGTTCCGATCCGGTGGACGCTCTGGCTCAGTGCTGGCGCACCGATGCTCCAAGTCCCACCCCCCTGGACGATTACTTGGGGATTACCGATTCTGATCGCGTCCGGGGTGATCGGGCTACTCCTCGGTTTCTGGATTCCCCTCCAGCGCACCACCGCTCGACCCACCCAAATGGGACTGCGCTTTTTCCAAGACCTGTTTGCCTATGACTTCTATATCGAACAGATCTATAAACTGACGGTGGTGAATCTGGTGGCGAGTCTGTCGCGGTTGGCGGTGTGGTGCGATCGCTACATTGTCGATGGCGTGGTGAATTTGGTGGGATTGGCGACGATTTTCGGGGGGAATACTTTGAAATACAACACCTCTGGGCAATCTCAGTTCTATCTACTGACGATTTTTCTGGGGGTAGCGGCTTTGTTCTGGTTGATTTTTAGTGGCCAGTGGTCCATCGTCACCTCGGTGTGGTCACTGTGGTTTGCGGGCGGTTGA
- a CDS encoding carbon dioxide-concentrating mechanism protein CcmK, whose translation MSIAVGMIETLGFPAVVEAADAMVKAARVTLVGYEKIGSGRVTVIVRGDVSEVQASVAAGKENVTRVNGGQVLSTHIIARPHENLEYVLPIRYTEEVEQFRTY comes from the coding sequence ATGTCCATTGCAGTAGGAATGATTGAAACCCTTGGCTTTCCGGCCGTTGTAGAAGCTGCTGATGCGATGGTCAAAGCGGCACGGGTGACCCTGGTGGGTTACGAAAAGATTGGTTCAGGTCGTGTCACGGTCATCGTCCGGGGTGATGTGTCGGAAGTGCAAGCGTCGGTGGCAGCGGGGAAAGAAAATGTGACCCGCGTCAACGGTGGTCAAGTGCTGTCAACCCATATCATTGCGCGTCCTCACGAAAACTTGGAGTATGTCCTTCCCATTCGCTACACCGAAGAAGTGGAACAGTTCCGCACCTATTAA
- a CDS encoding NADH-quinone oxidoreductase subunit M — MLSALIWIPVLGAIAIALLPQSVPNLWARRLALAIALLVLLLLIPITLGFNPDHLEPQFSEYLPWIGVLGLNYHLGLDGLSFPLVLLNGFLTLVAIFCTRAEIDRPRFYFSLILLLSAGAAGAFLAQDLLLFFLFYEVEIIPLYFLIAIWGGGRRGYAAMKFLIYTALSGILVLASFLGLVWASGAKTFDYEPLRHHSLPMEVEMALLIMLLIGLFIKIPIFPFHTWLPDAHVEASTPVSVLLAGVLLKLGTYGLIKFGVGLFFKAWIILAPGLAILATISALYGAFSAIAQQDMKKVVAYSSIAHMAYILLAAAACTPLSMTAAVFQMVSHGLISALLFVLVGVVYQKTGTRDVTILRGLLNPERGLPITGSLMIIGVMASAGLPGMVGFIAEFMVFRATFAIFTIPTLICLVGTGLTAVYFLLMVNRVFFGRLPDNLAAIPRVAFQDHLPSLVLTALLVIFGLQPGWVVRWSENQATDFVVSPELRRTALQDVRSPGFAPPIAPTLSTLSSD; from the coding sequence CTGTTGAGTGCTTTAATTTGGATTCCGGTGCTGGGGGCGATCGCGATCGCCCTCCTGCCGCAATCCGTACCCAATCTCTGGGCGCGACGGCTGGCCTTAGCGATCGCCCTCCTCGTCCTGCTCCTCTTAATCCCGATCACCCTCGGCTTCAACCCCGACCACCTCGAACCCCAATTCAGCGAATATCTGCCCTGGATTGGCGTGCTGGGCCTGAATTATCACCTCGGCCTCGACGGCCTTTCCTTTCCCCTCGTGCTCCTCAACGGATTTTTAACCCTCGTCGCCATCTTCTGCACCCGCGCCGAGATTGATCGTCCCCGCTTCTACTTCAGCCTCATTTTGCTCCTCAGTGCCGGAGCCGCCGGAGCCTTCCTGGCCCAAGATTTACTCCTATTCTTCCTCTTCTATGAAGTGGAAATCATCCCCCTCTATTTCCTGATCGCAATCTGGGGCGGCGGTCGGCGCGGCTACGCAGCGATGAAATTTTTGATCTACACAGCCCTGTCGGGCATCCTCGTCCTCGCCTCGTTTTTGGGGTTGGTGTGGGCCAGTGGGGCGAAAACCTTCGACTACGAACCCCTGCGCCATCACTCCCTCCCCATGGAAGTGGAAATGGCATTGCTGATCATGCTCTTGATCGGCCTATTCATCAAAATTCCGATTTTCCCCTTCCATACCTGGCTCCCCGATGCCCACGTGGAAGCCTCAACCCCGGTTTCTGTGCTCCTCGCGGGGGTGTTGCTGAAGTTGGGAACCTATGGGCTGATTAAATTTGGTGTGGGCCTCTTTTTCAAAGCCTGGATCATTTTGGCTCCGGGCTTGGCGATCCTAGCGACGATCAGTGCCCTCTATGGGGCCTTTAGTGCGATCGCCCAACAGGACATGAAAAAAGTCGTCGCCTACTCCTCCATCGCCCACATGGCCTATATTCTGCTCGCCGCCGCCGCCTGTACCCCCCTGAGCATGACCGCCGCCGTCTTTCAAATGGTGAGCCACGGTTTAATTTCTGCCCTGCTCTTTGTGTTGGTCGGGGTGGTGTATCAGAAAACCGGCACGCGGGATGTGACAATCCTGCGGGGCCTGCTCAACCCAGAGCGAGGCTTACCGATTACCGGCAGTTTAATGATTATCGGGGTGATGGCCAGTGCAGGATTACCCGGTATGGTCGGGTTTATCGCCGAATTCATGGTATTTCGGGCCACCTTCGCTATTTTCACAATTCCGACCCTGATTTGCTTGGTCGGCACCGGCTTAACGGCGGTGTATTTTTTATTGATGGTGAATCGGGTCTTTTTTGGACGCTTGCCCGACAACTTGGCGGCCATTCCCAGGGTGGCATTTCAGGATCATTTACCCTCCTTAGTCTTGACGGCATTGCTGGTGATCTTTGGGTTACAGCCGGGTTGGGTGGTGCGCTGGAGTGAAAATCAAGCCACGGATTTTGTTGTGAGTCCGGAACTGCGCCGCACTGCACTACAGGACGTGCGATCGCCCGGCTTCGCTCCCCCCATCGCCCCCACCCTCTCTACCCTTTCCTCTGACTAA
- a CDS encoding ribulose bisphosphate carboxylase small subunit, whose amino-acid sequence MKTLPKEKRYETLSYLPPLTDQQIALQIQYMLDQGYIPAVEFEKDPKPSDHHWTMWKLPLFGAHSPQDVLNEVRECRQEYADSYIRVVGFDNIKQCQTVSFIVYKPGVSRF is encoded by the coding sequence ATGAAGACGTTACCCAAAGAGAAGCGTTACGAAACTCTTTCTTATCTTCCCCCGTTGACGGATCAGCAAATTGCGCTGCAAATCCAATATATGTTGGATCAAGGCTATATCCCGGCGGTTGAGTTTGAAAAAGATCCCAAGCCCAGCGATCACCACTGGACGATGTGGAAGCTGCCGTTGTTTGGTGCTCACAGCCCCCAAGATGTGCTGAATGAAGTGCGCGAATGCCGTCAAGAGTATGCGGATTCTTATATTCGTGTGGTGGGTTTTGACAACATCAAGCAATGTCAAACGGTGAGCTTCATCGTGTACAAGCCCGGTGTGAGCCGCTTCTAG
- a CDS encoding form I ribulose bisphosphate carboxylase large subunit, with product MVQTKPGFEAGVKDYRLTYYTPDYTPKDTDLLACFRMTPQPGVPPEEAGAAVAAESSTGTWTTVWTDGLTDLDRYKGRCYDLEAVPGEDNQYFCFVAYPLDLFEEGSVTNVLTSIVGNVFGFKALRALRLEDIRFPVALIKTFEGPPHGITVERDKLNKYGRPLLGCTIKPKLGLSAKNYGRAVYECLRGGLDFTKDDENINSQPFMRWRDRFLFVQEAIEKAQAETNEIKGHYLNVTAPTCEQMMERAEFAKEIGTPIIMHDFFTSGFTANTSLSKWCRRNGVLLHIHRAMHAVVDRQRNHGIHFRVLAKCLRLSGGDHLHSGTVVGKLEGERGITMGFVDLMREDYVEEDRSRGIFFTQDYASLPSTMPVASGGIHVWHMPALVEIFGDDSCLQFGGGTLGHPWGNAPGATANRVALEACVQARNEGRNLAREGNDVIREACRWSPELAAACELWKEIKFEFEAMDTI from the coding sequence ATGGTACAAACCAAACCTGGGTTTGAGGCGGGCGTAAAGGACTATCGTCTGACCTATTACACCCCCGATTACACCCCCAAAGACACTGACCTGCTCGCATGCTTCCGGATGACCCCGCAACCGGGCGTTCCTCCTGAAGAAGCTGGTGCGGCTGTGGCAGCAGAATCATCCACCGGAACCTGGACTACCGTATGGACCGACGGTTTGACCGACCTGGATCGCTACAAAGGTCGTTGCTATGACCTCGAAGCCGTTCCCGGTGAAGATAACCAGTATTTCTGCTTTGTGGCCTATCCCCTCGATCTGTTTGAAGAAGGGTCTGTCACCAACGTTTTGACCTCCATCGTCGGTAACGTGTTCGGGTTTAAAGCCCTACGTGCCCTGCGTTTGGAAGATATTCGTTTCCCCGTAGCGTTGATCAAGACCTTTGAAGGCCCGCCCCACGGGATTACCGTTGAGCGCGACAAACTGAACAAGTATGGTCGTCCTCTCTTGGGTTGTACGATTAAGCCCAAATTGGGTCTGTCTGCCAAAAACTACGGTCGTGCAGTCTATGAATGTCTGCGCGGTGGTTTGGACTTCACCAAAGACGACGAAAATATTAACTCTCAGCCCTTCATGCGTTGGCGCGATCGCTTCCTCTTCGTCCAAGAGGCGATCGAGAAAGCCCAAGCCGAAACCAACGAAATCAAAGGGCACTATCTCAACGTCACCGCTCCCACCTGTGAGCAAATGATGGAACGCGCCGAATTCGCCAAAGAAATCGGCACTCCCATCATCATGCATGACTTCTTCACCAGTGGCTTCACCGCCAACACCAGCCTGTCCAAATGGTGTCGTCGTAACGGTGTGTTGCTGCACATCCACCGCGCCATGCACGCTGTGGTTGACCGTCAACGGAACCACGGGATTCACTTCCGCGTGTTGGCCAAATGTCTCCGCCTCTCCGGTGGGGATCACCTCCACTCCGGTACCGTCGTCGGTAAACTCGAAGGCGAACGCGGCATTACCATGGGGTTTGTTGACCTGATGCGTGAAGACTACGTGGAAGAAGATCGTTCACGCGGTATTTTCTTCACCCAAGACTACGCCTCCCTCCCCAGCACCATGCCCGTGGCATCCGGTGGGATTCACGTCTGGCACATGCCCGCCTTGGTGGAAATCTTCGGCGATGACTCTTGCTTACAGTTCGGGGGTGGTACCCTCGGTCACCCTTGGGGGAATGCACCGGGTGCAACCGCCAACCGGGTTGCCTTAGAAGCCTGTGTTCAAGCTCGTAACGAAGGTCGTAACCTCGCTCGCGAAGGCAACGACGTGATCCGCGAAGCCTGCCGCTGGAGTCCTGAATTGGCTGCGGCTTGCGAACTGTGGAAAGAAATCAAGTTCGAGTTTGAAGCAATGGATACCATCTAG
- a CDS encoding carbon dioxide concentrating mechanism protein, giving the protein MHLCSLPHVRVVGDVIIHPSAAIAPGAILLAAPQGRIEIAAGACIGMGVILNAGNGEITIAEGASLGPGVLIVGPCHIGTNSCIGGLSTLYATSVSAMDVILAGSLLGAPSDQNRPPHPVAASASSPESQASDLESDPWSLETAPPEPTPNPPPEPTPVPEPPNHHPESSPHVDQSAAIATPDESTQQQSERLKKSKVMINQLLITLFPHDEQIQSRQQE; this is encoded by the coding sequence TTGCACCTTTGTTCACTGCCCCATGTCCGGGTTGTCGGTGATGTCATTATTCATCCCAGTGCGGCGATCGCTCCCGGTGCAATTTTGCTAGCAGCCCCCCAAGGTCGGATTGAAATTGCAGCCGGAGCCTGTATCGGCATGGGCGTGATCCTCAACGCCGGCAACGGTGAAATCACGATCGCCGAAGGCGCAAGTCTTGGCCCAGGAGTTTTAATTGTTGGCCCCTGTCACATCGGCACCAACAGTTGTATTGGTGGACTGTCTACCCTCTACGCCACCTCTGTCTCCGCCATGGATGTCATCCTCGCCGGTAGCCTCCTCGGTGCGCCATCCGATCAAAATCGGCCCCCTCACCCCGTTGCTGCATCTGCATCGTCCCCAGAATCGCAAGCCTCAGATCTTGAATCCGATCCTTGGTCTCTTGAGACAGCACCACCCGAACCAACACCCAACCCACCCCCTGAACCGACTCCTGTTCCCGAACCGCCTAACCATCATCCTGAATCTTCACCTCACGTTGATCAGTCTGCTGCGATCGCAACGCCGGATGAATCCACCCAGCAACAATCGGAGCGATTGAAGAAAAGTAAAGTCATGATTAATCAATTACTGATTACCCTGTTTCCCCACGATGAACAGATTCAGAGTCGTCAGCAGGAATAG
- a CDS encoding ribulose bisphosphate carboxylase small subunit, whose translation MVVRRRAAPPTPWSRDLAEPDIDQSAYVHSFSNIIGDVKIGANVLISPGTSIRADEGFPFHIGASTNIQDGVVVHGLEKGRVVGDDGQSYSAWIGEDTCITHMALIHGPVYIGNNCFIGFRSTVFNARVGHGCIVMMHALIQDVEIPAGKYVPSGAVITNQQQADRLPDVHEDDRAFAHHVVEVNEALLTGYRCAEDPSCILPIRNEVDELHSKPGNGYSPTADDHDLVGTMSLSPETIEQVRSLLSQGYSLGLEHADARRYRSKSWLTAESIQGRRDDQVLAELESRLREFPGEYVRLIGVDTNAKRRVLEEIIQRPDGAPPVRKRQKSVVVSSRPTGRGAGAAAVGALSSDVATQVRDLLRQGYRIGTEHADARRYRSKSWQTCPQIKATREADAIAELNNCLQDHQGEYVRLIGIDANAKRRVLETIIQRPDDVPGATKANGKVNGKASISLNGSANGSGDLTQQVRQLLSQGLAIRAEHASKRRYRSKSWLTCEGLSGTSEAQVMAQLSQILSDCQGEYVRLIGVDLDANRRIKEVIIQRPDDSTAPKASSNGKATAFSTPASNGYSRTGASTSTQLDPEVQDQVRNLLRQGYTIGTEHADKRHFRAKSWKPCAPISATREAEVFNHLEGCLAEHAGEYVRLLGIDAKAKRRVLEKIIQRP comes from the coding sequence ATGGTCGTTCGTCGGCGGGCGGCTCCCCCTACCCCGTGGTCTAGAGATTTAGCCGAACCAGATATCGATCAATCTGCTTACGTTCACTCCTTTTCAAACATCATTGGTGATGTCAAAATAGGTGCAAATGTACTGATTTCCCCTGGAACATCGATTCGGGCAGATGAAGGCTTTCCCTTCCACATTGGAGCGAGCACTAACATTCAAGATGGTGTAGTCGTCCATGGCCTCGAAAAAGGCCGGGTTGTGGGGGATGATGGTCAAAGCTACTCCGCCTGGATTGGGGAGGATACTTGTATCACCCACATGGCCTTGATCCATGGGCCGGTGTATATCGGAAATAATTGCTTTATTGGTTTTCGTTCAACGGTCTTTAATGCCCGTGTGGGTCATGGCTGCATTGTGATGATGCATGCCTTGATTCAGGATGTGGAAATTCCGGCGGGTAAATATGTGCCGTCGGGGGCTGTGATCACCAATCAACAGCAGGCGGATCGCTTGCCTGATGTCCATGAAGATGATCGGGCGTTTGCCCATCATGTGGTTGAGGTGAATGAGGCCTTATTGACGGGCTATCGCTGTGCGGAAGACCCTTCTTGCATTTTGCCGATTCGCAACGAAGTGGATGAACTGCACTCTAAACCGGGGAATGGCTATTCTCCCACTGCTGACGATCATGATTTGGTAGGAACTATGAGCTTGAGTCCAGAAACAATTGAACAGGTGCGATCCTTGCTGAGCCAAGGCTATAGCCTTGGCCTAGAACATGCTGATGCGCGGCGTTATCGATCGAAGTCATGGCTGACGGCGGAATCAATCCAAGGCCGTCGCGATGATCAGGTATTGGCTGAACTTGAATCCCGCCTCCGGGAATTTCCGGGGGAATATGTGCGTTTGATTGGTGTGGATACCAATGCGAAACGCCGGGTTCTCGAAGAAATTATTCAACGTCCCGATGGTGCGCCCCCTGTCCGTAAGCGCCAGAAAAGCGTCGTTGTGTCATCTCGGCCGACGGGTCGAGGGGCTGGGGCTGCGGCGGTGGGTGCATTATCGAGTGATGTCGCGACCCAAGTCCGTGACTTGTTGCGCCAAGGCTATCGGATTGGCACTGAGCATGCGGATGCGCGTCGCTATCGCTCGAAATCTTGGCAGACCTGTCCGCAAATTAAGGCGACACGGGAGGCGGATGCGATCGCAGAACTCAATAATTGTCTCCAAGACCACCAAGGCGAATATGTTCGCCTGATTGGAATTGATGCCAACGCCAAACGGCGTGTTCTCGAAACCATCATCCAACGCCCCGATGATGTCCCCGGTGCGACAAAAGCCAACGGTAAAGTCAACGGCAAAGCCAGCATCAGCCTCAACGGTAGTGCCAACGGCAGCGGTGACCTGACCCAACAGGTTCGCCAACTGCTCAGTCAAGGTCTAGCGATTCGCGCTGAGCATGCCAGCAAGCGCCGCTATCGCTCGAAATCTTGGCTCACCTGTGAAGGCTTGAGCGGCACTAGTGAAGCCCAAGTGATGGCCCAACTGTCGCAAATTTTGAGCGACTGCCAAGGGGAATATGTGCGCTTAATCGGCGTTGACCTCGATGCAAATCGCCGCATCAAAGAGGTGATTATTCAACGCCCTGACGACAGCACCGCCCCCAAAGCCAGCAGCAACGGGAAAGCAACCGCCTTTAGTACCCCCGCCAGCAACGGTTACAGCCGTACTGGAGCCAGCACCAGCACCCAACTTGATCCTGAGGTACAAGATCAAGTGCGGAATCTGTTGCGTCAAGGCTACACCATCGGCACTGAACATGCCGACAAACGTCACTTCCGCGCCAAGTCCTGGAAACCCTGTGCTCCCATTTCAGCCACCCGCGAAGCCGAAGTGTTCAACCACTTAGAAGGGTGTTTAGCCGAACATGCCGGGGAATATGTGCGGTTACTCGGAATTGATGCCAAAGCGAAGCGGCGTGTGTTGGAAAAAATCATCCAACGCCCGTAA
- a CDS encoding CO2 hydration protein has translation MLTAPPTPFQPNINDFIARLEQGQALLHDSPENVIEVVGVLKSYGIVLDAYSRNLIYIANHQFLRLFPFFKYVNGDRSLPRLLKHWWHDRINYEYAEYCMKAMFWHGGGRLDTFLDTPEFATLAAAAIQARWHGNPAMLTLHKLFPDYLPEQVRQLCYYSALGQFWRVMSDIFIDLSDAYDRGEIHTIPDVVALILNGLVADASRPITYQVELRGQTYDLLPPSQGLTFLMDTAVPYVEAVFFRGTPFPGTISYNAQAYQIPQDQGQFAYGALYADPLPIGGSGIPPTLLMQDMRHYLPDYLHAIYRDRLRQEDDLRVQICESFQKSMFCVTTAAIQGLAPHPFSTTDPTEKAANHAYLKGWLRRLQESRLSRVA, from the coding sequence ATGCTCACCGCTCCCCCAACCCCATTTCAACCCAACATCAACGACTTCATCGCCCGCCTCGAACAGGGCCAAGCCCTCCTCCATGACAGCCCGGAAAATGTGATCGAAGTCGTCGGTGTGCTCAAAAGTTACGGCATTGTCCTCGATGCCTATTCCCGCAATCTGATTTATATTGCCAATCATCAGTTTTTGCGTCTGTTTCCGTTTTTTAAATATGTCAACGGCGATCGCAGCCTGCCCCGCCTCCTCAAACATTGGTGGCACGATCGGATCAACTACGAATACGCCGAATACTGCATGAAAGCCATGTTCTGGCACGGTGGCGGCCGCCTCGATACCTTCCTCGACACCCCCGAATTCGCCACCCTCGCCGCCGCCGCCATCCAAGCCCGCTGGCACGGCAACCCCGCCATGCTCACCCTCCACAAACTTTTCCCCGACTACCTCCCCGAACAGGTACGGCAACTCTGCTACTACAGCGCCCTCGGCCAATTTTGGCGCGTCATGAGCGATATTTTCATCGACCTATCCGATGCCTACGATCGCGGCGAAATCCACACCATCCCAGATGTGGTGGCCCTCATCCTCAACGGCCTCGTCGCCGATGCCAGTCGCCCGATCACCTACCAGGTCGAACTCCGCGGCCAAACCTACGACCTCCTGCCCCCCTCCCAGGGCCTCACTTTCCTGATGGACACCGCCGTTCCCTACGTCGAAGCCGTCTTCTTCCGAGGCACTCCCTTCCCCGGCACGATTTCCTACAACGCCCAAGCCTACCAAATCCCCCAAGATCAGGGACAATTCGCCTACGGTGCGCTCTATGCCGACCCCCTTCCCATCGGTGGCTCCGGCATTCCCCCCACCCTCCTGATGCAAGACATGCGGCATTATCTCCCGGACTATCTCCACGCCATCTATCGCGATCGCCTCCGCCAAGAAGACGATCTGCGCGTCCAAATCTGCGAAAGTTTCCAAAAATCCATGTTCTGCGTCACCACCGCCGCCATCCAAGGCCTCGCCCCCCACCCCTTTTCCACCACCGACCCCACCGAAAAAGCCGCCAACCACGCCTATCTCAAAGGCTGGCTCCGCCGCCTCCAAGAATCCCGCCTCTCCCGCGTCGCGTAG
- a CDS encoding EutN/CcmL family microcompartment protein: protein MQLAQVMGTVVSTQKLPTMTGIKLLLLQMIDHDGNLLPRYEVAADQVGAGMGEWVLVSRRAIAPNPAGDKDQRPIDALVVGIIDTVSVDKGLLYSKKGEYRL, encoded by the coding sequence ATGCAACTCGCGCAAGTAATGGGCACAGTGGTGAGTACCCAAAAGCTCCCCACAATGACGGGGATTAAGTTGCTGTTGTTGCAAATGATTGACCATGACGGTAACTTGTTGCCCCGCTATGAAGTCGCTGCTGACCAAGTGGGTGCAGGGATGGGGGAGTGGGTGCTGGTGAGTCGCCGTGCGATCGCCCCCAATCCTGCGGGAGACAAAGACCAACGACCAATTGATGCCCTTGTCGTTGGCATTATTGACACTGTATCGGTGGATAAAGGCTTGCTCTATAGCAAGAAAGGCGAGTACCGCCTGTAG